The following are from one region of the Candidatus Dadabacteria bacterium genome:
- a CDS encoding putative sulfate exporter family transporter, whose translation MENEVTASPEEEHGLSEDWVVFGPAFILIALGLLFPYLSLPKFSWTPDSVAKVLSAQNISLSLSLGVVFLFFSSFGIRMMGGSVARYVVGFPMVFALAWASKFLAGNAMAKEWGVSYVIFALFIGMLVGNVFPNRFREAVRTEYYIKIGLIILGSNILFGKILSAGSAGILQALIVVLVIWYACYWVCRKLAVDSEFAAMLSTAVSICGVSAAIAACGAIGGDRKKLSYVTSIVLIVAVPMMLIMPWAIEHFQIPAAIGGAWIGGTIDTTGAVVAAGELVGESAMNAAVVVKFSQNAMLGLAAFALSLWWTFRQGADEGVKPSAGVIWERFPKFILGFMAASLLFSFVVGDDLVSQTKGLMKGLRGWWFALAFVCIGLETRFSTLVSMEEGRPAYAFLIAQGMNIIWTLIVAWILFGGLLFPAPVL comes from the coding sequence ATGGAAAATGAGGTCACAGCTTCTCCCGAGGAAGAACACGGACTCTCCGAAGACTGGGTAGTTTTCGGACCGGCTTTCATCCTTATAGCTCTCGGGCTTCTTTTTCCCTACCTATCTCTTCCCAAGTTTTCGTGGACCCCCGATTCTGTGGCCAAGGTTCTCAGCGCACAGAACATCTCTCTTTCCCTCTCGCTGGGCGTGGTCTTCTTATTTTTCTCAAGCTTCGGCATCCGTATGATGGGCGGATCGGTCGCCCGCTACGTCGTGGGCTTCCCCATGGTCTTCGCCCTCGCATGGGCATCCAAGTTTCTGGCCGGAAACGCAATGGCCAAGGAATGGGGCGTGAGCTACGTAATCTTCGCCCTTTTCATCGGAATGCTCGTCGGCAACGTTTTCCCCAACCGCTTCCGGGAAGCGGTCCGCACAGAGTACTACATCAAAATCGGGCTTATCATCTTAGGTTCAAACATTCTGTTCGGCAAAATACTCTCCGCGGGGTCGGCGGGGATTCTACAGGCCCTGATCGTTGTGCTCGTCATCTGGTATGCCTGTTACTGGGTCTGCAGAAAGCTCGCCGTGGATTCAGAGTTTGCCGCCATGCTTTCCACGGCCGTTTCAATATGCGGAGTGTCGGCCGCCATTGCAGCCTGCGGGGCCATAGGAGGAGACAGAAAAAAGCTCTCCTACGTAACCTCCATCGTCCTTATAGTGGCCGTCCCAATGATGCTGATTATGCCCTGGGCCATAGAGCATTTCCAGATTCCCGCAGCGATCGGAGGGGCATGGATCGGAGGAACAATTGACACCACCGGGGCAGTGGTGGCAGCAGGGGAACTGGTAGGAGAATCGGCGATGAACGCCGCCGTCGTGGTGAAGTTCTCGCAGAACGCCATGCTGGGTCTCGCGGCATTCGCTCTTTCCCTGTGGTGGACATTCCGTCAAGGTGCGGATGAAGGGGTAAAGCCGTCGGCCGGAGTCATATGGGAGCGCTTTCCCAAGTTCATCCTAGGCTTCATGGCAGCATCGCTTCTTTTTTCCTTCGTCGTGGGAGATGATCTCGTCTCCCAGACAAAGGGGCTCATGAAAGGACTTCGCGGCTGGTGGTTCGCCCTTGCCTTTGTCTGCATAGGCCTTGAGACCCGCTTTTCCACGCTAGTCAGCATGGAGGAAGGCCGCCCAGCCTACGCATTTCTCATAGCACAGGGAATGAACATCATCTGGACACTGATTGTGGCATGGATCCTTTTCGGCGGCCTCTTATTCCCTGCCCCCGTTCTTTAG
- a CDS encoding zinc-binding dehydrogenase produces the protein MKAIIYHEFGETDVLKYEEVSNPEPGPGEVLVEVKSSSINFVDLRLRSGKSPRPVPLPHIGGVDVAGIVCEKSDDVSDVEIGQRVIVMPAVRSDRGLEIVGVNLHGGFAEYVKIPSSNVVAIPEGLSFDDAATIPTCYVTAWYGFCERGNIGKGETVLVHAAGSGTGSAAIQVAKLFDSFVIATAGSDEKLEKAKEIGADVTINYNSSDLGEELKQVTKEHKINMIFDPVGASVWKENTQYLAPGGKLLLIGVAGGGATEAALGPLIMKDLSVLGVTVFNARAEHFEKVAQLAGEGTLKPSIHSRFHLSEAAAAQKILEDRQQFGKVILNP, from the coding sequence ATGAAAGCCATTATCTATCATGAATTCGGAGAAACTGACGTCCTTAAGTACGAGGAAGTAAGCAACCCGGAGCCTGGACCCGGAGAAGTGCTGGTAGAGGTAAAATCCTCTTCGATAAACTTCGTCGATCTCAGGCTTAGAAGCGGGAAATCCCCCCGCCCGGTACCCCTGCCGCACATCGGGGGAGTAGACGTGGCGGGCATTGTCTGTGAGAAAAGCGACGACGTATCCGACGTGGAAATAGGCCAGCGGGTCATAGTCATGCCGGCGGTGCGCTCGGATAGGGGACTCGAAATAGTCGGGGTCAACCTCCACGGAGGATTTGCCGAATACGTAAAGATACCTTCATCGAATGTTGTAGCGATTCCCGAAGGACTTTCCTTCGATGACGCGGCGACGATTCCCACCTGTTACGTTACCGCCTGGTACGGCTTTTGCGAAAGAGGAAATATCGGCAAGGGAGAGACGGTCCTCGTGCACGCGGCGGGAAGTGGAACGGGGAGCGCGGCGATTCAGGTGGCCAAGCTTTTCGATTCTTTCGTGATAGCTACCGCAGGAAGTGACGAGAAACTCGAAAAGGCAAAAGAAATCGGGGCCGACGTCACCATAAACTACAACTCCTCGGATCTTGGAGAAGAACTCAAGCAAGTCACTAAAGAACACAAGATAAACATGATCTTCGATCCCGTGGGAGCTTCCGTGTGGAAGGAGAACACGCAGTATCTGGCCCCCGGGGGAAAACTTCTGCTAATCGGTGTCGCAGGAGGAGGGGCCACTGAAGCGGCCCTCGGCCCTCTTATCATGAAAGATCTCTCGGTACTCGGAGTAACGGTGTTTAACGCCCGGGCGGAACATTTCGAAAAAGTCGCCCAGCTTGCCGGTGAAGGAACTCTTAAACCTTCGATACACAGCAGGTTTCATCTGAGCGAAGCGGCGGCGGCGCAGAAAATTCTCGAAGACCGACAGCAATTCGGAAAAGTCATTCTGAACCCATAA
- a CDS encoding ABC transporter substrate-binding protein, producing MRKSHSEPIRKSRGFKVSIKNLFAAVLLSLVVAPAACLAKASPCPESIISLTLASDEILVDIVGDRKKIAALTYFSTDPLISNVVGKAQGIPQVRANLEQVIAKSPDLVIVAGHTNPNIRSHLQTAGINVLVLNEIISLGTIKKNIKMVGEAVCEESAAKSLVENMERQIAEARAEIPPQAKAPTVLFYGAPGFTVGKRTTINDIIESSGAINLPARLGLSGYRNISTEYVIQNNPDLVLTSSYNPSHPDFVGQMFQNSAFRDKKIIVLEGKHLDAASHYAALGVSKLVTLIFKAKNNADR from the coding sequence ATTCGGAAAAGTCATTCTGAACCCATAAGGAAAAGCCGGGGGTTCAAGGTGAGCATCAAAAATCTGTTCGCGGCGGTCCTGCTTTCCCTGGTAGTTGCTCCTGCCGCGTGCCTGGCAAAAGCGTCGCCTTGTCCCGAAAGCATAATATCGCTTACCTTAGCCTCAGACGAGATACTGGTTGACATAGTCGGCGACAGGAAAAAGATAGCCGCGCTCACCTATTTCTCGACAGACCCGCTTATTTCAAACGTAGTGGGAAAAGCGCAGGGAATTCCCCAGGTCCGGGCGAACCTGGAACAGGTAATCGCAAAATCGCCGGATCTCGTGATAGTAGCGGGCCACACTAACCCGAACATACGCTCGCATCTTCAGACGGCAGGAATAAATGTTCTCGTTCTCAACGAAATCATCTCGCTTGGAACCATAAAAAAGAATATAAAAATGGTGGGGGAGGCTGTCTGCGAGGAGTCCGCAGCAAAGAGCCTAGTGGAAAACATGGAAAGACAGATCGCCGAGGCCAGAGCAGAAATTCCCCCGCAAGCAAAAGCTCCGACGGTTCTTTTCTACGGAGCTCCCGGGTTCACTGTCGGCAAACGCACTACCATAAACGACATAATAGAGAGTTCCGGAGCTATCAACCTCCCGGCCCGCCTCGGACTAAGCGGATACAGAAACATATCGACCGAATACGTGATCCAGAACAACCCTGACCTGGTGCTTACAAGTAGTTATAATCCTTCTCATCCGGATTTTGTCGGCCAGATGTTCCAAAATTCAGCTTTCAGGGACAAAAAGATTATAGTCCTTGAGGGAAAACATCTCGATGCCGCGTCTCACTACGCGGCCCTCGGTGTAAGCAAACTGGTGACCCTGATTTTCAAAGCAAAAAACAATGCCGACCGGTAA